A part of Phoenix dactylifera cultivar Barhee BC4 chromosome 2, palm_55x_up_171113_PBpolish2nd_filt_p, whole genome shotgun sequence genomic DNA contains:
- the LOC103716270 gene encoding MDIS1-interacting receptor like kinase 2-like has protein sequence MVAPRCFSFLAFPLILHLAISLSSNGAVAESEAEALLRWRSTISDRPLNSWPLANASSTSPCNWTRITCNNLGSITGLSLQNLSLNGTLNNFSFSSFPSLIHLNLSFNELYGAIPPGVGALTNLSTLDLSSNMFSGALPLSLASLKNMVSLNLAANDLTGHVPPSLGNLTSLSYLSLSNNHFNGLIPSSLGNLARLLYLDLSINQIYGPIPPEIWNLRNLSTLALHINKLSGSLPPAIGNLSSLTVLFICENSLSGSLPQELANLTKLVALYASLNQFSGSLPEGLCYGCSLKFFTADNNQFTGSIPTSLANCTSLTRLRLNKNKFTGNISEAFGLYPRLRYIDLSSNDFYGEISRNWRYLQDLTAIKMSKNRISGSIPAELGELTQLGVLDLSLNQLSGDIPKEIGKLGQLYNLSLSGNNLAGRIPAEIGELSNLQLLDISANNLTGNIPTQLGNCIKLQYLKLSNNELSGRIPNQMGNLEHLQSLLDLSQNSLSGEITPQIGNLQMLESLNLSHNKLSGLIPSSLGSMFSLSTIDLSYNDLEGPLPNGRVFKQASIDAFMNNKDLCGEIKGLSPCNSSYTSVRHSKNKHHMMIIIILIPSALVILLVSVGGFGFSKWRLKRSHIINSQVSSEDRLLEWNYDGRIVYRDIIEATENFDNKYCIGVGGCGTVYKTQLRNGKVLAVKKPHRSEDGSYFDQESKNEILTLMKIRHRNIVKLYGYCSHAQCFFLMYDYIERGSLKTILESDERALELEWPKRLQIIKGMAHALSYMHNDCNPRIVHRDISSKNVLVNHDFEAVISDFGTARILKPDSSNWTTFAGTYGYAAPELAYTGIVTMRCDVYSFGVVAVEVLMGRHPGELITSLPSKSHGNILIQDLLDHRLPPPTKEYMNDITSAMALAVECINPDPQYRPSMQQISQELSAGG, from the exons ATGGTTGCACCAAGATGCTTCTCCTTTCTTGCTTTCCCTCTAATCTTACATCTTGCCATCTCACTCTCTTCCAATGGAGCAGTTGCTGAATCAGAAGCCGAGGCTCTTCTCCGATGGAGATCCACTATTTCCGATCGACCGCTCAATTCTTGGCCGCTCGCTAATGCTAGCAGCACAAGCCCATGCAACTGGACAAGAATTACTTGCAACAATCTTGGAAGCATTACAGGGTTAAGCCTACAAAACCTCAGCTTGAATGGTACGCTAAATAACTTCAGCTTCTCCTCCTTTCCAAGTCTCATCCACCTTAATCTAAGCTTTAATGAACTCTATGGAGCAATACCACCCGGCGTTGGTGCTCTTACAAATCTGAGTACACTTGACCTCTCCTCTAATATGTTCAGTGGTGCCTTACCACTTTCACTCGCAAGTTTGAAAAACATGGTCTCTCTTAATTTAGCTGCAAATGATCTCACTGGTCATGTGCCCCCATCACTGGGTAACTTAACTAGCCTATCATACTTATCACTCTCCAATAACCATTTCAATGGTTTGATCCCATCTTCCTTGGGAAACTTGGCTAGGCTACTCTATCTAGACCTCTCTATTAATCAGATTTATGGTCCAATACCACCAGAAATTTGGAATTTGAGAAATCTCAGTACACTTGCACTTCATATAAACAAACTGAGTGGTTCGCTCCCTCCAGCTATCGGTAACTTGAGCAGTCTGACAGTGCTCTTTATATGTGAAAACAGTCTATCAGGCTCGCTGCCACAAGAATTGGCCAATTTAACCAAGTTGGTTGCACTATATGCAAGTCTGAATCAATTCTCTGGCTCTTTGCCAGAGGGATTATGTTATGGCTGTTCCCTGAAGTTCTTTACAGCAGATAACAACCAGTTCACAGGCTCCATCCCAACAAGCCTTGCGAACTGCACTAGTTTAACTAGACTAAGGCTCAACAAAAATAAGTTCACAGGCAATATCTCTGAAGCATTTGGACTGTATCCAAGACTACGGTATATCGACCTCAGTTCCAACGATTTCTATGGTGAAATCTCTAGGAACTGGCGATATTTACAAGACTTGACGGCGATAAAAATGTCTAAGAATAGGATTTCTGGAAGCATTCCAGCTGAGCTTGGGGAACTGACTCAACTAGGGGTGCTTGACCTTTCTTTGAACCAGCTATCAGGGGATATTCCAAAGGAGATAGGTAAACTGGGCCAGTTATACAACTTGAGCTTAAGTGGTAACAATTTGGCAGGGAGGATACCAGCTGAGATTGGAGAGTTGTCAAATCTACAACTTCTTGACATATCAGCTAATAATTTGACTGGAAATATACCAACACAATTGGGCAACTGCATCAAATTGCAATACTTAAAATTGAGCAACAATGAATTGAGTGGACGCATTCCAAATCAGATGGGTAATCTAGAGCATCTACAAAGTTTACTAGATCTTAGTCAGAACTCACTAAGTGGGGAGATAACACCACAAATTGGAAATCTACAAATGTTGGAAAGCTTGAATCTGTCACACAATAAGTTATCAGGACTTATCCCCTCCTCTTTAGGGAGTATGTTCAGCTTGTCAACCATTGACCTATCCTACAATGATTTAGAAGGCCCCCTCCCAAATGGCAGAGTCTTCAAGCAAGCTTCAATAGATGCATTTATGAATAACAAAGACCTATGCGGTGAAATAAAAGGTCTATCACCTTGTAACTCCTCATATACCAGTGTGAGGCATTCAAAAAACAAGCATCATATGATGATCATAATTATTCTAATTCCAAGTGCTCTTGTGATCCTACTAGTATCAGTTGGAGGCTTTGGTTTTTCAAAATGGAGATTGAAGAGGTCTCACATCATAAATAGCCAAGTGAGCAGCGAAGATCGGCTTTTAGAATGGAATTATGATGGGAGAATTGTCTACAGAGACATCATTGAAGCAACTGagaattttgataataaatattGCATTGGGGTAGGAGGATGTGGGACTGTTTACAAGACGCAACTGCGAAACGGAAAAGTTCTAGCTGTGAAAAAACCTCATCGATCAGAAGATGGAAGTTATTTTGATCAAGAATCTAAAAATGAGATACTGACTCTGATGAAAATTCGACACCGGAACATTGTGAAGCTATATGGATACTGTTCCCATGCTCAATGTTTTTTTCTTATGTACGATTACATAGAAAGAGGAAGCTTAAAAACTATATTAGAAAGTGATGAAAGAGCTCTTGAGTTAGAATGGCCTAAGAGACTCCAGATAATTAAAGGCATGGCTCATGCTTTATCTTATATGCACAATGACTGCAACCCTAGGATAGTACATCGAGACATATCAAGCAAAAATGTACTTGTGAATCACGATTTTGAGGCTGTCATCTCAGACTTTGGCACTGCTAGGATTTTGAAGCCTGACTCTTCAAACTGGACCACATTTGCAGGCACATATGGATATGCTGCTCCAG AGCTAGCTTACACAGGGATAGTCACCATGAGATGTGATGTATATAGCTTTGGAGTTGTAGCAGTGGAGGTGTTGATGGGAAGGCACCCAGGAGAACTAATCACTTCTCTGCCTTCAAAAAGTCATGGAAACATATTAATACAAGATTTATTGGACCATCGTCTCCCACCCCCTACGAAAGAGTATATGAATGATATCACCTCAGCAATGGCGCTGGCAGTTGAATGCATAAATCCTGATCCACAATATCGACCAAGCATGCAACAGATATCTCAGGAGCTTTCTGCAGGAGGATGA
- the LOC103716245 gene encoding protein NRT1/ PTR FAMILY 5.2-like, which translates to MAESLETRQGEYAKDGSVDLRGNPVLRSKRGGWTACSFVVVYEVFERMAYYGISSNLVIYLTKVLHQGTVTASNNVTNWVGTVFLTPVLGAYIADAHLGRYWTFVSGSAIYLVGMCLLTLAVSVPTFKPPPCRATCEPASTLQLCVFFGGLYILALGNGGTKPNISTIGAGQFDEFDPKERMHKLSFFNWWMFSIFLGTLFANTFLIYLQDNVGWTVGYGIPTLGLIISVIIFLAGTPFYRHKVSQGSPFTRMVRVMVAAVRKWKLPIPNDPKELHELDLEVYTRKGKFRIDSTNSIRFLNKAAVKGGSDTPWTLCSVTQVEETKRILRMLPILTAMFIPCTVIAQTNTLFIKQGTTLNRHIGPHFQIPPACLQAFVTISMLVSVVLYDRYFVKAMKVWTKNPRGITLLQRMGVGLVLQIILMLVASITEKSRLSIARSHGLDKTGGQVPVTIFILIPQFVLMGMADAFLIVGKIEFFYDQAPESMKSLGTSYSLTAFGVGNFLSSFLLKLVSNITSRHGKGWVLNNLNASHLDYYYGFLTILTVLNFMYFLYVSKIYSYKVELFESVDASREHQGAPYAQRELCT; encoded by the exons ATGGCAGAGAGCTTGGAAACAAGGCAGGGTGAGTACGCCAAGGATGGCTCTGTGGATCTAAGAGGGAATCCTGTTCTTAGGTCCAAAAGAGGAGGATGGACTGCCTGCTCTTTTGTTGTGG TGTATGAGGTGTTTGAGAGGATGGCATACTATGGCATATCATCAAACTTGGTGATTTATCTCACAAAGGTGCTTCATCAGGGCACTGTCACTGCATCAAACAATGTGACTAACTGGGTCGGCACCGTGTTCTTGACACCCGTATTGGGTGCGTACATCGCCGATGCCCATCTAGGTCGTTATTGGACCTTTGTCAGCGGATCTGCCATCTATCTTGTG GGAATGTGCTTGCTAACACTAGCGGTTTCTGTACCAACATTCAAGCCACCACCTTGCAGAGCCACCTGCGAACCTGCTTCGACATTGCAACTATGTGTGTTTTTTGGGGGACTGTACATACTTGCACTGGGAAATGGTGGAACCAAACCCAACATTTCAACCATAGGTGCAGGCCAGTTTGATGAGTTCGATCCAAAGGAGAGGATGCACAagctttccttcttcaattggTGGATGTTTAGCATCTTCCTGGGGACACTGTTTGCCAATACATTCCTGATCTATCTGCAGGACAATGTTGGCTGGACTGTTGGATATGGAATTCCAACTCTTGGTCTTATAATCTCAGTAATCATTTTCTTGGCCGGCACACCATTTTACAGGCACAAGGTGTCACAAGGAAGTCCATTTACTAGGATGGTTAGGGTTATGGTGGCTGCAGTGAGGAAGTGGAAACTTcccattccaaatgacccaaAGGAACTTCATGAGCTGGATTTAGAGGTGTACacaaggaaggggaagtttAGAATTGACTCCACCAATTCAATAAG GTTCCTCAATAAAGCTGCAGTCAAAGGCGGCTCCGACACCCCATGGACATTGTGCTCCGTGACGCAAGTGGAGGAGACAAAACGAATCCTTCGGATGCTTCCAATTTTGACTGCAATGTTCATCCCGTGCACGGTGATTGCTCAAACCAATACCCTTTTTATTAAACAAGGTACCACTCTGAATCGACACATTGGACCTCACTTCCAAATCCCCCCTGCATGCCTTCAAGCATTTGTGACAATATCCATGCTTGTCTCTGTTGTTCTCTATGACCGTTACTTTGTGAAGGCCATGAAGGTTTGGACAAAGAATCCTAGGGGAATCACACTCCTTCAAAGAATGGGAGTAGGACTTGTTCTCCAAATCATATTAATGCTAGTCGCCTCCATAACTGAGAAGAGTAGGCTAAGCATTGCTAGAAGTCATGGACTGGACAAGACTGGGGGACAAGTTCCTGTTACTATCTTCATACTAATTCCTCAGTTTGTGCTTATGGGAATGGCTGATGCTTTCTTGATTGTGGGGAAGATAGAATTCTTCTATGACCAAGCTCCAGAGAGCATGAAGAGCTTGGGAACTTCATATTCTTTGACTGCTTTTGGTGTGGGTAACTTCCTCAGCAGTTTTCTCTTAAAGTTAGTCTCTAATATCACGAGCAGACATGGTAAAGGGTGGGTTCTAAATAATCTGAATGCCTCTCATCTGGATTACTATTACGGATTCCTTACCATCCTTACTGTCCTAAATTTCATGTACTTCTTATATGTGAGTAAAATTTACTCCTACAAAGTGGAGCTATTTGAATCAGTTGATGCATCTAGGGAGCATCAAGGGGCACCATATGCTCAGAGGGAATTGTGTACCTAA